A single genomic interval of Stieleria maiorica harbors:
- a CDS encoding FG-GAP-like repeat-containing protein encodes MLLLSVLLLGCNGAPESDRDSDQPSATTKAPAVPSAAAAEPITAPSRADQLDQADRLIELKELDQAVAVLKKLLIGDPDDVDVIYRLAIVNANAGDLPAAIEFLDSIPIDHPEAGLPALGQSADWSLQIGRYADAEQKYVRLLQLVPDAGRAHRQLAYLFNRQGRRHEAAEHVRQLCILGDFRQDELHSLIVLSDAMVSDPATADDDSVDYQPIGRSGQARVLFTEQRFAEAAELLRDVVTADAAPPSIVALYGRSLAEAQDDEAFRRWISRTDDSVRQFAEYWAALAAYLAGQQQPRPAIRAALEALDRDPTDFLTINRLLYMLKILGDKQNYAKWEQRWKSLHQILTANNSISGAQSPNVDAIDELASQLFAIDRKLEAVAWKSLEAYYRGLPAEAMRYWNTQRQNLVASGGGFPDHHARLCGMAPDGYPLPDIKAAEISASSRPQTQPQHDSPSLPATFVNIAQKIGLNHTYAVAPEPQDSGFAMYQQAGGGIAVLDYDLDGWADVYGAQGAAGPPDFVATDSDMLYRTVDQRSVDVTANASLTEDRYTIGCTAGDWNQDGFADIVVTNIGPNVLLINNGDGTFTAQNLPDSDDPHRMPASVAIADLNGDQLPDMFELNYIQDSQIGKLPERDPGGNVIDAVGPGDFQSAIDRIGTGDGRGGVRFQPISPQASDAHKGLGVVIADFDGRPGNDVFVGNDKSPNQMWVRDAGTNSWSDVAVVNGSAYSSGGAATASMGIAASDFDFDGSLDLHITNFQNESACLYLNRGGTFRDRAIEYGLGVPSRSVLGFGSQPLDYNNDSMPDLVVSNGHIDRYNSMTGPFKQRPQLFANLGGRFRQVEVIDPSGYWAAGHLGRAVAMLDFNRDGRNDLVISHVGEPTAVLLNETPTHHHWLQLQLIGVQSERDAIGAKITIHFADRQSTRWVVGGDGYLAKNEQIVSFGLGDATAVDQIDVLWPSGLRQRFGRQSANRRLLIVENQPETYRPEKETGVVQ; translated from the coding sequence TTGCTGCTGCTGAGCGTTCTGTTGTTGGGATGCAACGGGGCGCCTGAATCCGACCGGGATTCCGATCAACCATCGGCGACCACAAAAGCACCGGCCGTTCCATCGGCTGCGGCGGCCGAACCTATCACGGCCCCGTCACGGGCGGATCAACTGGACCAAGCCGATCGCCTGATCGAATTGAAAGAACTCGACCAGGCCGTTGCGGTCCTCAAAAAACTGTTGATCGGTGACCCCGATGACGTGGACGTCATCTATCGGTTGGCGATCGTTAATGCCAACGCCGGCGATCTGCCGGCGGCCATCGAATTCCTGGACTCGATCCCGATCGATCATCCCGAGGCCGGTTTACCGGCGCTCGGCCAATCGGCGGATTGGTCGCTGCAAATCGGACGCTACGCCGACGCCGAACAAAAGTATGTGCGTCTGTTGCAACTGGTCCCCGACGCCGGCCGGGCACATCGCCAACTGGCGTACTTGTTCAATCGCCAAGGGCGTCGCCATGAAGCCGCCGAACATGTCCGTCAACTGTGCATACTGGGAGACTTTCGCCAGGACGAGCTGCATTCGTTGATCGTCTTGAGCGATGCGATGGTCTCCGACCCCGCGACGGCCGATGACGATTCGGTCGACTATCAACCGATCGGCCGCTCCGGCCAAGCAAGGGTGTTGTTTACCGAACAACGATTTGCCGAGGCGGCCGAGTTGCTGCGCGATGTCGTCACCGCAGATGCCGCGCCGCCATCCATCGTGGCACTCTATGGCCGATCACTCGCCGAAGCACAAGACGACGAAGCCTTTCGCCGCTGGATCAGCCGAACCGATGATTCGGTCCGCCAGTTTGCTGAGTATTGGGCCGCATTGGCAGCCTACCTGGCCGGCCAGCAACAACCCCGACCCGCCATTCGCGCCGCGTTGGAAGCACTGGATCGTGACCCGACGGACTTCCTAACGATCAATCGCTTGCTGTACATGCTGAAGATTCTTGGGGACAAGCAGAACTATGCGAAATGGGAACAGCGCTGGAAATCATTGCACCAGATCCTGACTGCAAACAACTCCATTTCCGGCGCCCAATCACCCAACGTCGACGCGATCGACGAACTCGCATCGCAATTGTTCGCGATCGATCGCAAGCTGGAAGCGGTCGCCTGGAAATCCCTGGAAGCGTACTACCGCGGCCTGCCTGCCGAGGCGATGCGATACTGGAATACCCAGCGGCAAAATCTGGTCGCCAGCGGTGGCGGATTTCCGGATCATCACGCCCGCTTGTGTGGGATGGCCCCCGACGGCTATCCGCTTCCCGACATCAAAGCCGCGGAAATCTCCGCGTCAAGTCGACCGCAAACGCAACCGCAGCATGACAGCCCGTCGCTGCCCGCGACATTTGTCAACATCGCGCAAAAGATCGGCCTGAACCATACCTACGCCGTCGCCCCGGAACCTCAAGACTCGGGGTTTGCGATGTACCAGCAAGCCGGCGGCGGCATCGCCGTGCTGGACTACGACCTCGACGGCTGGGCGGACGTCTACGGTGCCCAAGGCGCCGCCGGTCCTCCGGATTTTGTCGCCACCGATTCCGACATGCTGTATCGAACGGTCGACCAGCGTTCCGTCGACGTCACCGCCAATGCCTCGCTGACCGAAGACCGCTACACAATCGGCTGTACGGCCGGCGACTGGAATCAAGACGGCTTTGCCGACATCGTCGTCACGAACATCGGCCCCAACGTTCTGTTGATCAACAACGGCGATGGGACCTTTACGGCCCAAAACCTTCCCGACAGCGACGATCCACACCGGATGCCGGCCTCGGTCGCCATTGCCGACCTGAACGGTGATCAGCTACCCGACATGTTTGAACTCAATTACATCCAAGACTCCCAAATCGGAAAACTGCCCGAACGCGATCCCGGCGGTAACGTGATCGATGCCGTCGGTCCCGGTGACTTTCAATCAGCGATCGATCGCATCGGCACCGGGGATGGCCGCGGAGGTGTGCGATTTCAACCGATCAGTCCACAGGCGAGCGATGCACACAAGGGACTGGGCGTCGTGATTGCGGATTTCGACGGACGTCCTGGTAACGACGTGTTCGTCGGCAACGATAAATCGCCCAATCAAATGTGGGTCCGCGATGCCGGCACCAACAGTTGGTCGGATGTTGCCGTCGTCAACGGGAGCGCTTACTCATCGGGAGGTGCCGCGACGGCCAGCATGGGGATCGCTGCGAGCGATTTCGACTTTGACGGATCTCTGGATCTACACATCACCAACTTTCAAAACGAAAGTGCCTGCCTGTATCTCAACCGCGGCGGAACATTCCGCGATCGCGCCATCGAATATGGGCTGGGCGTCCCCAGTCGGTCGGTCCTCGGTTTCGGTTCCCAGCCCTTGGACTATAACAACGACTCGATGCCCGATCTGGTGGTCAGCAACGGGCATATCGATCGATACAATTCGATGACCGGACCGTTCAAGCAACGGCCCCAATTGTTCGCCAATCTGGGTGGACGTTTCCGACAAGTGGAGGTCATCGATCCGTCCGGCTATTGGGCCGCCGGACACCTCGGTCGCGCCGTCGCGATGCTCGATTTTAATCGTGACGGAAGAAACGACTTGGTGATCTCCCACGTCGGTGAGCCCACCGCCGTACTTCTAAACGAGACACCGACACACCACCATTGGTTGCAGCTGCAGCTGATCGGCGTGCAAAGCGAACGGGATGCGATCGGGGCAAAAATCACCATTCATTTCGCTGACCGGCAATCGACTCGGTGGGTCGTCGGCGGCGACGGGTATCTGGCCAAGAACGAACAGATCGTATCGTTCGGCCTGGGCGACGCCACCGCGGTGGATCAAATCGACGTCCTGTGGCCCAGCGGACTCCGCCAACGTTTTGGCCGTCAATCGGCAAACAGGCGTCTGTTGATCGTTGAAAACCAGCCGGAAACGTATCGGCCAGAAAAAGAGACGGGCGTGGTCCAGTGA
- a CDS encoding FG-GAP-like repeat-containing protein: MASKRNLASSFAVTATLLVLGCQPASQSDRMRDSEAALVELDDATKIQMELDQAKALSQRGNHDTAAKSLYSLMIRHPDNDDAILLTAQVEAARGDLETALEVIRSVNADSKVWPAAIDLHAQLLAKRGRHGLAADLLLDALVKQQDRLKWRHEAWRLLNFVGRRQEACDQAMALCRLGLATEPELLSLIGRRLAFPSPDLIKDKGATPQQIEKQFAPGLGKARWFYSVQQYDRALEQLERQRRDGFASVADEAFYGRLLAESQHWEAFQSWHSQRSLQIERHSDYWSALGTFYIDARDHESAVRALLESIVRDPTDRESYQRLAKVLAAIDRPEDSEQFRNRGIEIAQTERLAKEVLESPTDVEKREQLARYLMELGRPFETLAWTSTMLPRNALAPRQMVSRQRVQLLQDPSAATMTTEIALLGLAPSQFRLQPLDEQRLGNRGVSTAETTVPPRAVATTPRLVNRADELNLAFQWYKDVEIDLTTIPIHESLGGGIAVLDYDLDGWPDVYLAQGSGDPPTDRCTRSNELYRHLNSTFQTKTVPANAEDHHYSSGLAAGDVNQDGFPDLLLGSLGHNRLLINNGDGTFQEQTERLGEFPDRFTASVAIADINGDRLPDLFESNYIEMEGGFALPKTGPDGKLISPTPLAHYPDADRWFENLGDGTFRLHEITRSIAKPGTSLGLVVTDFQSDGKNEVFVGIDVRPNHLLVQDGNNSFLNLADTNGLANGLSGVANGCMGIATGDFNRDGRLDLQIANYSLEPANLYLQNASGDFTDHSMRYGLAAVTNPFVGFGTKAADFDRNGFLDFIVTNGHIFDMRDQGEPYQMAPQLLMSDGRSLELVDVEDESGYWDKTYLGRTIATLDYDRDGATDFLVGHLDQPLALLHDETRADGRWVQVELIGTTSERDAIGARLSLTVDRTPYIEWVTAGDGYFCSDEPVCSFAFPPRQGDADIHLQVQWPSGRVQDFAALTPGHRYLVVEGQTQPELRW, from the coding sequence ATGGCGTCCAAACGCAATCTCGCTTCATCGTTCGCCGTCACGGCAACCCTTCTGGTCCTGGGATGTCAGCCCGCGTCACAATCCGATCGGATGCGTGATTCGGAGGCGGCGCTGGTGGAGCTGGATGACGCGACCAAAATTCAGATGGAATTGGACCAGGCCAAAGCACTCTCCCAACGGGGTAATCACGACACCGCCGCCAAGTCACTCTACTCGCTGATGATCCGTCACCCGGACAATGACGACGCGATCTTGTTGACGGCCCAGGTCGAGGCGGCCCGCGGCGATCTGGAAACCGCTCTCGAAGTCATCCGATCGGTCAACGCCGATTCAAAGGTCTGGCCGGCGGCGATCGATCTGCACGCACAACTGTTGGCAAAACGTGGACGCCACGGATTGGCTGCCGACCTGCTGCTCGATGCCCTGGTGAAACAACAGGACAGGCTGAAGTGGCGGCACGAAGCCTGGCGATTACTGAACTTCGTCGGCCGCCGACAGGAGGCTTGCGACCAGGCCATGGCGTTGTGCCGTCTGGGGCTGGCCACCGAACCGGAACTGCTTTCTCTGATCGGTCGTCGTCTGGCGTTTCCCTCACCGGACCTGATCAAAGACAAGGGGGCCACGCCCCAGCAAATCGAGAAACAGTTCGCACCCGGCTTGGGCAAAGCCCGTTGGTTCTACAGCGTCCAGCAATATGACCGTGCGTTGGAGCAACTGGAACGGCAACGACGCGATGGATTTGCCAGCGTCGCCGATGAAGCGTTTTACGGGCGTCTGTTGGCAGAAAGCCAGCACTGGGAAGCGTTTCAATCCTGGCACTCACAGCGGTCATTACAAATCGAACGGCACAGCGATTACTGGTCCGCGTTGGGGACGTTTTACATCGACGCACGCGATCACGAGTCCGCAGTCAGGGCGCTGCTGGAGTCGATCGTTCGCGATCCGACCGACCGCGAGAGTTACCAGCGGCTTGCCAAAGTGCTCGCCGCGATCGATCGCCCCGAAGACAGTGAGCAGTTTCGAAATCGTGGGATCGAAATCGCACAGACCGAGCGATTGGCGAAAGAGGTCCTTGAGTCCCCGACCGATGTTGAAAAACGAGAGCAGTTGGCCCGCTACTTGATGGAGTTGGGGCGGCCGTTCGAAACGCTCGCTTGGACGTCGACCATGTTGCCTCGCAATGCCCTGGCCCCTCGACAAATGGTCTCGCGACAGCGTGTCCAGCTCCTGCAAGATCCCTCCGCGGCAACGATGACCACCGAAATCGCCTTGCTGGGGCTTGCGCCTTCGCAATTCCGCCTGCAACCGCTCGACGAACAACGCCTGGGCAACCGCGGGGTCAGCACTGCGGAGACGACCGTCCCGCCGCGGGCCGTCGCGACCACGCCGCGATTGGTCAATCGCGCCGACGAGCTGAATCTGGCGTTCCAGTGGTACAAGGACGTGGAGATCGACCTGACGACCATCCCCATTCACGAATCACTCGGTGGTGGCATCGCCGTGCTGGATTACGACCTGGACGGTTGGCCCGACGTCTACTTGGCCCAAGGTTCTGGCGACCCGCCGACGGATCGTTGCACGCGTTCCAATGAACTTTATCGCCACTTGAATTCGACCTTCCAAACGAAAACCGTCCCAGCGAATGCCGAAGACCATCACTATTCTTCCGGATTGGCCGCCGGCGACGTCAACCAAGACGGATTCCCCGATCTGTTGCTCGGCAGTCTGGGACACAACCGGTTGCTGATCAACAACGGTGACGGCACCTTCCAAGAGCAAACCGAACGCCTGGGCGAGTTCCCCGATCGTTTCACCGCGTCGGTCGCGATCGCGGATATCAACGGCGACCGACTGCCGGATTTGTTTGAATCCAATTACATCGAAATGGAAGGCGGCTTTGCTCTGCCTAAAACGGGGCCGGATGGAAAATTGATTTCGCCGACGCCCTTGGCCCATTATCCCGACGCCGACCGCTGGTTCGAAAACCTGGGGGACGGAACGTTTCGCCTGCACGAGATCACACGGTCGATCGCCAAACCGGGCACATCACTCGGGCTGGTCGTCACCGATTTCCAGTCCGACGGCAAAAACGAAGTGTTCGTCGGCATCGATGTTCGCCCCAACCATTTGTTGGTCCAAGACGGCAACAACTCGTTTCTTAACCTGGCCGACACCAACGGATTGGCCAACGGGCTGAGCGGAGTCGCCAACGGGTGCATGGGGATTGCGACCGGCGACTTCAATCGCGACGGAAGACTGGATCTGCAAATCGCCAACTACTCACTCGAACCGGCCAACCTGTATCTGCAAAACGCCTCCGGTGATTTCACCGATCACAGCATGCGTTACGGTTTGGCCGCGGTAACCAATCCCTTCGTCGGATTCGGCACCAAGGCCGCCGACTTTGATCGTAACGGGTTCCTGGATTTCATCGTGACCAATGGACATATTTTCGACATGCGAGACCAAGGCGAACCCTACCAGATGGCGCCGCAATTGCTGATGTCCGATGGCCGAAGTTTAGAGTTGGTCGATGTGGAGGACGAATCGGGTTACTGGGACAAAACCTACCTCGGACGGACGATCGCCACGCTCGACTATGACCGCGACGGCGCGACGGATTTCCTGGTCGGGCATCTCGATCAACCGCTGGCGTTGCTGCATGATGAAACCCGCGCCGACGGCCGATGGGTTCAAGTCGAACTGATCGGGACGACTAGCGAACGGGACGCCATCGGCGCCCGACTGTCGTTAACCGTCGACCGTACTCCGTACATCGAATGGGTGACCGCCGGAGACGGATACTTCTGCAGCGACGAACCGGTCTGCAGCTTTGCATTCCCACCGCGCCAAGGCGACGCGGACATTCACTTGCAGGTCCAGTGGCCTTCGGGACGGGTACAAGACTTCGCCGCCCTCACGCCGGGACATCGTTACCTGGTCGTCGAAGGGCAAACGCAGCCAGAGCTTCGATGGTGA
- a CDS encoding DUF1559 domain-containing protein: MVRRRSLTSGFTLVELLVVIAIIGILVGLLLPAVQAAREAARRMSCSNNFKQIGLALQNYHSAYKQNPVNNGGTGLGHNPGGTRVGSWWEGSVTTNNEELSAMVGLTPFMEQQGVWDQIQNSGSATTDGSVPNTPSGRWSPMGPNPRHDRNDQTDRFIPWATEIPTLRCPSDPGTGRPGRGRTNYAACVGDAFSQIWDNGPKEGNLAPPPDDWRPIGFAASDRGYFSRKRPTKFRDILDGLSNTIAMAEIMTDLGDRDKRSALSITNGNWLVEKNPLYCVEENQLLPDEPMFWCDDATLCTIPPNIAENTNGRGMNWAWASMGMTMVNTIRPPNSEVCFNGWHDNVGSAPPSSRHQGGAHILMGDGAVIFMTDSVESGDQNSPTNGAWDSPRAPGAYYKVGKKSVYGLWGSLGSRAGKETIEEQLNQ, translated from the coding sequence ATGGTTCGAAGAAGATCGCTGACGAGCGGTTTCACGCTGGTGGAACTGCTGGTCGTCATTGCCATTATTGGTATTCTCGTGGGCTTGCTGCTTCCAGCAGTCCAAGCGGCTCGCGAAGCCGCACGACGGATGAGCTGCAGTAACAATTTCAAACAGATTGGACTGGCACTGCAGAATTATCACTCGGCTTACAAGCAAAACCCTGTCAACAACGGTGGGACGGGGCTGGGACACAACCCCGGCGGAACACGCGTCGGGTCTTGGTGGGAAGGATCGGTGACCACCAACAACGAAGAGCTGAGTGCGATGGTCGGCCTGACGCCGTTCATGGAGCAGCAAGGTGTTTGGGACCAGATCCAAAACAGCGGTTCGGCGACGACCGATGGTTCGGTCCCCAACACTCCGTCCGGACGGTGGTCCCCGATGGGTCCCAACCCGCGTCACGACCGCAATGACCAAACCGACCGGTTCATCCCTTGGGCAACCGAGATTCCCACGCTTCGCTGCCCCAGCGACCCCGGGACTGGGCGTCCGGGACGCGGTCGCACGAACTACGCCGCGTGCGTCGGTGACGCGTTCAGCCAAATCTGGGACAACGGCCCCAAAGAAGGCAACTTGGCACCTCCGCCGGATGATTGGCGTCCGATCGGCTTCGCCGCCTCGGATCGCGGTTATTTCTCCCGCAAGCGTCCGACCAAATTCCGTGACATCCTGGACGGCCTGTCCAATACGATCGCGATGGCAGAAATCATGACCGACTTGGGTGACCGCGACAAACGAAGTGCCCTGTCGATCACCAACGGAAATTGGTTGGTCGAAAAAAATCCGTTGTACTGCGTCGAAGAGAATCAGTTGCTGCCCGACGAGCCGATGTTCTGGTGTGATGACGCCACGTTGTGCACCATCCCACCCAACATTGCCGAAAACACCAACGGCCGTGGCATGAACTGGGCTTGGGCATCGATGGGCATGACGATGGTCAACACCATCCGACCGCCGAACTCGGAAGTCTGCTTTAACGGTTGGCACGACAACGTCGGTTCGGCGCCACCGAGTAGCCGCCACCAGGGCGGTGCACACATCCTGATGGGCGACGGCGCGGTCATTTTCATGACCGACTCGGTCGAGTCCGGGGACCAGAATTCCCCGACCAACGGTGCGTGGGATTCACCGCGCGCTCCAGGTGCCTACTACAAAGTCGGCAAAAAGAGTGTATATGGTTTGTGGGGATCGCTGGGCAGCCGAGCCGGCAAGGAAACCATCGAAGAACAGTTGAACCAGTAG
- a CDS encoding cytochrome c3 family protein yields the protein MKRIPIAAAALILVALGLGLLDLGLLDLGTPDRERFRGMVSPRLQSDKSSDTAPTIQAAGPTYVGRQTCLECHRENHRLHSHHGHATTFRSTKDPEVARRFAGKSYDAGEPFGTYTYHVDDQGLFVRIPDKFGDRPFRLEYALGHRSMTLISLLPDLQSDQDTPRSDRDTVALEHRVSWMASEGQLGKTPGQHDGPPQTAAELFGHRHEGRIMHRCVYCHVTTGEIVGQQIVGLTPNVNCEKCHGSASEHVRQARTMKTPPPFSVGRVDWDAESELQLCGDCHRMPRDITRKQLREYPDLLARFQPVGLLRSECFVQSGGSLKCTTCHNPHQSIDETTETEHEQNCIACHDETTPSTETSRKHTVCPVSPTTGCIACHMPALKLDGLGDGFHDHWIRVRDDK from the coding sequence TTGAAACGAATCCCCATCGCTGCCGCAGCCCTCATCCTGGTCGCGCTCGGTCTGGGTTTGCTCGATCTGGGTTTGCTCGATCTGGGGACGCCCGACAGGGAGCGGTTCCGCGGCATGGTCTCACCGCGGTTGCAGTCGGACAAGTCATCGGACACGGCACCGACGATCCAGGCCGCGGGCCCCACCTATGTCGGTCGCCAGACTTGTTTGGAGTGTCACCGGGAAAACCATCGTCTGCACAGTCACCACGGGCATGCGACGACCTTTCGCAGCACCAAAGATCCCGAAGTCGCGCGTCGATTTGCCGGTAAGTCCTATGACGCCGGTGAACCGTTCGGAACGTACACCTATCACGTCGACGATCAAGGCTTGTTTGTACGCATTCCGGACAAGTTCGGTGACCGACCGTTTCGTCTGGAGTACGCCCTCGGGCATCGATCCATGACGTTGATCTCGCTGTTGCCCGATCTCCAGTCGGATCAGGACACGCCCCGGTCGGATCGGGACACGGTGGCGTTGGAGCATCGGGTGTCCTGGATGGCATCAGAGGGCCAATTGGGAAAAACGCCCGGTCAGCACGATGGCCCTCCGCAAACGGCCGCCGAGCTGTTTGGCCACCGGCACGAAGGCCGCATCATGCACCGCTGTGTTTATTGTCACGTCACGACCGGGGAGATCGTCGGCCAACAAATCGTCGGTCTGACCCCCAACGTGAACTGCGAGAAATGCCATGGGTCGGCAAGCGAACACGTCCGTCAAGCGCGAACGATGAAGACACCGCCTCCGTTTTCGGTCGGGCGTGTCGATTGGGATGCCGAATCGGAGTTGCAACTGTGCGGCGATTGTCATCGCATGCCACGAGACATCACACGAAAACAGTTGCGGGAATACCCGGATCTGTTGGCGCGGTTTCAGCCCGTGGGACTGCTTCGCAGCGAATGTTTCGTGCAATCCGGCGGGAGCTTGAAATGCACCACGTGCCACAACCCCCATCAGTCGATTGACGAGACGACGGAAACGGAGCACGAGCAAAACTGCATCGCCTGTCATGACGAAACGACACCGTCGACCGAGACGAGTCGCAAGCATACCGTCTGTCCGGTTTCCCCCACCACCGGTTGCATCGCGTGCCACATGCCTGCGCTCAAGCTGGATGGGCTCGGCGACGGCTTTCACGACCATTGGATCCGCGTTCGCGACGACAAGTGA